In one Hypomesus transpacificus isolate Combined female chromosome 18, fHypTra1, whole genome shotgun sequence genomic region, the following are encoded:
- the dazap2 gene encoding DAZ-associated protein 2, producing the protein MNNKGSYPQQAVYPQQNSAPMYPPAMQVNPQAPPYTDAPPAYSEIYQPRYIHPSQAAGQLPQMSAAYPGTQMYMPLQQTMPVGAMGHNVPMAYYPMGAMYPPGSTVLVEGGYDAGARFGAGNNVSIPPPPPGHPPNAAQLAAMQGANVMMTQRKNNFFMGGSNGGYTIW; encoded by the exons ATGAACAACAAAG GTTCATATCCCCAGCAAGCTGTGTACCCTCAGCAAAACAGTGCACCTATGTACCCACCTGCAATGCAAGTGAACCCTCAGGCACCTCCTTACACAGATGCACCACCTGCGTACTCTGAG ATATACCAGCCCAGATATATACATCCGTCTCAGGCAGCTGGCCAGTTGCCCCAGATGTCTGCTGCCTACCCCGGTACTCAGATGTACATGCCCCTACAGCAGACCATGCCTGTTGGAGCAATGGGTCACAATGTTCCCATGGCCTACTATCCCATGGGAGCCATGTATCCCCCTGGCTCTACAGTTCTGGTGGAAGGTGGCTATGATGCTGGAGCTCGCTTTGGGGCTGGCAACAATGTTTCCATTCCT cccccacccccaggaCACCCCCCTAATGCAGCACAGCTAGCAGCAATGCAAGGGGCCAACGTCATGATGACCCAGCGCAAGAATAACTTCTTCATGGGTGGCTCCAACGGAGGGTATACCATCTGGTAA
- the bin2a gene encoding bridging integrator 2a produces MAEGNSPKGGAVVFAKRVQRQLSRGKEKVLQKLGKTVETKDEEFDKCLQNFNDQQSDGHRLFKDLKVYINTVNEMREASKRLSQSLFDVYESDWEGEEDLGAIVEGEDLLWNDYETKLVDQALRTMESYMSQFPDVRERVAKRGRKLVDYDSSRHHLEALQTAKKRDDTKISKADDEVNIAQNVFEGINRELRDELPVLFDSRIGCYVSVFMAVSNLRDIFFKEMSTLNKDLQSVIKDLQAQHPDKVFVVKGLQRTGSLKRRSLMSPKAWKSSFSDFHSSYSPKPSHSSREVRSSLRSPDRLHYDETQSSTLSVSPQSQPVEEPAIEVRGLDAASTRSDGSPGEEKSEPGGNDPLSEATGGGHDLEVEEKNLGKEEQGVKEDEPKPSSDQHYVVSDKKTEGERPPLTENYPQVINHESESLERQHSGANLPKLHIEETSENPVAPGLPEANGLKNGEVSDSLDHDLNGSACIQKGDRTTEV; encoded by the exons ATGGCAGAGGGCAATAGTCCAAAGGGAGGTGCAGTGGTCTTTGCCAAACGAGTCCAAAGGCAGCTGAGCAGAGGCAAGGAGAAG GTCCTGCAAAAACTAGGAAAGACAGTGGAGACCAAAGATGAAGAATTTGACAAATGCCTCCAAAATTTTAATGATCAACAG AGTGATGGGCACAGGTTGTTCAAGGACCTAAAGGTCTACATTAACACTGTCAATG AAATGCGGGAAGCTTCAAAACGGCTTTCCCAGTCTCTGTTTGACGTTTATGAAAGTGActgggaaggagaagaagattTAGGAGCAATAGTAGAG GGTGAGGACCTCCTATGGAATGACTATGAGACAAAGCTGGTAGACCAGGCCCTCCGTACTATGGAGTCTTATATGAGCCAGTTTCCAGATGTCAGG GAAAGGGTGGCTAAACGAGGCAGGAAATTGGTGGACTATGATTCTTCCCGTCACCACTTGGAGGCGCTACAGACTGCTAAAAAGAGGGATGATACCAAAATTTCCAAG GCAGATGATGAAGTGAACATTGCTCAGAATGTCTTTGAAGGAATCAACAGAGAACTGAGAGATGAGCTCCCTGTCCTCTTTGACAG CCGCATTGGATGCTATGTGTCAGTCTTTATGGCAGTTTCAAATCTAAGGGATATTTTCTTCAAAGAAATGAGCACG CTCAACAAAGATTTACAGAGTGTGATAAAAGATCTACAGGCTCAACATCCAGACAAGGTGTTTGTTGTTAAAGGATTGCAACG AACTGGCTCTTTGAAAAGACGCTCACTTATGTCTCCCAAGGCATGGAAGTCCAGCTTTTCTGACTTCCATTCAAGCTATAGTCCTAAACCAAGCCATTCTAGTCGAGAGGTAAGGTCCAGCTTAAGGTCCCCTGATAGGCTACACTATGACGAGACACAAAGCAGCACCCTTTCAGTCTCCCCTCAGTCCCAGCCCGTGGAGGAACCTGCCATAGAGGTCAGGGGACTGGACGCAGCCTCCACCCGTAGTGATGGTTCCCCGGGAGAGGAGAAGTCGGAGCCTGGTGGGAATGATCCCCTCTCAGAGGCCACCGGGGGTGGCCATGATTTAGAGGTAGAGGAGAAGAACCTGGGGAAGGAAGAacagggagtgaaggaggatgAGCCTAAGCCATCTTCAGATCAACATTATGTTGTCTCAGATAAGAAAACAGAAGGTGAACGCCCACCTCTGACAGAGAATTATCCCCAAGTTATTAACCACGAGTCTGAGAGCTTGGAGCGCCAGCATTCTGGAGCAAACCTTCCCAAACTGCACATTGAAGAGACCTCGGAGAACCCTGTTGCCCCTGGGCTGCCAGAAGCCAATGGTTTGAAGAATGGTGAGGTCTCTGACAGCCTTGACCATGACCTCAATGGTTCTGCATGCATCCAAAAG GGTGACAGAACAACAGAAGTCTAA
- the si:ch211-210c8.6 gene encoding uncharacterized protein si:ch211-210c8.6: MLEYHLILQKLSDMKMGSTLAKCAATDLGIQWAGWAIAAALKTEKFYDLAGSSTFILLAHLSRFWGGTGHVRQNVQTGLVTAWGLRLGTFLFMRILKDGQDRRFNNVRDSPGTFFVYWSVQAIWVFMTLLPTLMLNSESRDEPLGVRDYVGWGIWGLGFATEAIADQQKWLFKQNPDNAGKFIKSGLWAYSRHPNYLGEVLQWSGLWLSASSVMQGSQHLSVVSPLFVWFLLRHVSGIPILEKQAMKKWGSDPGFQEYIKNTPLLWPHPKF; the protein is encoded by the exons ATGTTGGAATACCATTTAATTCTTCAGAAATTGTCGGACATGAAAATGGGGAGCACGTTAGCGAAGTGTGCAGCCACCGACCTCGGTATCCAGTGGGCTGGTTGGGCTATAGCGGCTGCTCTCAAAACCGAAAAGTTCTATGACTTAGCAG GGTCAAGCACATTTATACTGCTTGCCCACTTGAGTCGTTTCTGGGGAGGGACCGGTCATGTGCGACAGAATGTGCAGACTGGACTGGTGACAGCATGGGGACTAAG GCTTGGTACATTCCTCTTCATGCGAATCCTGAAGGACGGCCAGGATCGGCGGTTTAACAATGTCAGAGACAGCCCAGGGACTTTCTTTGTGTACTGGAGTGTTCAAG CTATCTGGGTGTTTATGACCCTGCTGCCCACGCTCATGCTCAACAGTGAGAGCAGAGATGAGCCCTTGGGAGTGAGGGACTATGTTGGCTGGGGGATATGGGGCCTAGGCTTTGCCACTGAGGCCATTGCTGACCAGCAGAAGTGGCTATTCAAGCAGAATCCGGATAATGCT GGGAAGTTTATAAAGAGTGGATTGTGGGCCTACAGTCGGCACCCAAACTACCTGGGAGAGGTCCTGCAGTGGTCAGGCCTCTGGCTCTCTGCTTCATCTGTGATGCAGGGTTCCCAGCATTTGAGTGTTGTGTCCCCTCTCTTTGTCTGGTTCCTGCTGCGTCATGTCAGTGGCATTCCTATACTGGAGAAGCAGGCAATGAAGAAGTGGGGCTCTGACCCTGGCTTTCAGGAATACATTAAGAACACTCCTCTTCTTTGGCCACATCCCAAGTTTTGA
- the racgap1 gene encoding rac GTPase-activating protein 1, producing METAVLNLHSVFDNLRSQVDILNESIEPQFIQMAVNFEDCRRRWLRVEQDLGSCKEVLSKAETERGALEVQLKHARNQIDVEIRRRQKAEADCEKLDRQIQLIRELLITEGSSHSIQLNEEQRSALAFLNARSQAPPNLNTSRRLTTIDESASILSDISYDKTDDSLDWDSSVVRTVRLKKREKRRSSRNHIDGPPCASKRSRSTGRTSERGNESIVAKTTVTVPADGGPVEAISTIEAVPYWTRSKRMTGVMEWDSESVQSENVFKQPSRPERETRAPSTPQSNGGVRLHEFCSKTVIKPESCVPCGKRIKFGKISLKCRDCRVVTHPECRERCPLPCIPNLGGTPVKIGEGTLADYVSATSPMIPSLVVHCVNEIEQRGLHEVGLYRLSGSDRTVKDLKEKFLRGKTVPLLCKVDDIHAITGLLKDFLRNLKEPLLTFRLNRAFMDAAELADEDNSIALMYQTISDLPQANRDTLAFLIIHLQRVAQSVDTKMDITNLARVFGPTLVAHAVPDPDPMTILQDTKRQPKVVERLLALPVEYWSQFMMVDQEHPHPDHMIIENANCYATPDHKVSMLGPLTTPEHQMNKTPSTSSLSQRMKSTLTKTPKFGSKSKSAVGFSRQGNFFASPLLK from the exons ATGGAAACTGCTGTGTTAAATCTGCACAGCGTGTTCGATAATTTGAGGTCCCAGGTTGACATCCTAAATGAGAGCATTGAGCCCC AGTTCATTCAGATGGCAGTCAATTTTGAGGACTGTCGTCGTAGATGGCTCAGGGTTGAGCAAGATTTGGGGTCGTGTAAGGAAGTGCTATccaaggcagagacagagagaggggcctTGGAGGTCCAACTTAAGCATGCCCgtaatcaaattgatgtggaAATTCGCAGACGCCAGAAGGCTGAAGCAGACTGTGAAAAGTTG GATCGTCAAATCCAGCTCATCAGAGAACTGCTGATAACTGAGGGGTCCAGCCATAGCATCCAGCTTAATGAGGAGCAGCGCTCAGCTTTGGCCTTTCTCAACGCTCGCTCTCAGGCACCACCAAACCTCAACACAAGCCGGAG ACTGACCACCATTGATGAATCAGCTTCCATTCTGTCAGACATCAGCTATGATAAAACCGATGACTCCTTG GACTGGGACTCCTCTGTCGTGAGGACTGTGCGACTCAAGAAGCGAGAGAAGAGG CGCTCATCCCGCAACCACATTGATGGTCCACCATGTGCTTCCAAAAGATCTCGTTCAACTGGCAGAACTTCGGAAAGG GGAAATGAGTCTATTGTTGCCAAGACTACAGTGACTGTGCCTGCTGATGGAGGACCTGTGGAGGCCATCTCCACTATCGAGGCTGTTCCCTATTGGACCCGCAGTAAGAGAATGACTG GCGTCATGGAGTGGGACTCTGAGTCTGTCCAGTCTGAGAACGTCTTCAAACAGCCCagcaggcctgagagagagacaagggcgCCTAGCACACCACAGAGCAATGGGGGCGTTCGTCTTCATGAGTTCTGTTCTAAAACG GTTATTAAGCCTGAGTCATGTGTGCCCTGTGGTAAGAGGATCAAATTTGGGAAGATATCCCTGAAGTGTCGCGACTGCAGAGTTGTTACTCACCCTGAGTGCCGTGAAAGGTGTCCCTTGCCCTGCATCCCCAACCTCGGTGGCACTCCTGTCAAAATAGGAGAG GGCACGCTGGCTGACTACGTCTCGGCCACATCTCCTATGATTCCCTCTCTGGTGGTGCACTGTGTCAATGAGATTGAGCAGAGGGGGCTGCATGAG GTTGGGCTGTACCGCCTATCTGGTTCAGACCGCACAGTAAAGGATCTGAAAGAGAAGTTCCTGCGTGGCAAGACTGTTCCGCTGCTATGCAAGGTGGATGACATCCACGCCATCACAGGCCTCCTTAAGGACTTCCTGAGGAACCTCAAGGAACCTCTCCTCACTTTCCGTCTGAACCGTGCCTTCATGGACGCAGCAG AGTTAGCTGATGAGGACAACAGCATTGCCCTGATGTACCAGACTATCAGTGACCTGCCCCAGGCCAACAGGGACACCCTAGCCTTCCTGATCATTCATCTACAGAG AGTCGCCCAAAGTGTTGACACAAAAATGGACATCACCAATCTGGCTCGGGTGTTTGGGCCAACCCTTGTTGCTCATGCAGTGCCTGACCCAGACCCCATGACAATCCTGCAGGATACTAAACGCCAGCCTAAG GTTGTGGAGCGTTTGCTGGCCCTGCCAGTGGAGTATTGGAGCCAGTTCATGATGGTGGACCAGGAGCACCCCCACCCAGACCACATGATCATTGAGAATGCCAACTGCTATGCCACTCCTGACCACAAAG TGAGCATGCTGGGGCCCCTCACCACTCCAGAGCACCAGATGAACAAAACCCCATCTACTAGTTCCCTGTCTCAGCGCATGAAATCCACTCTGACCAAGACACCCAA ATTTGGGAGTAAAAGCAAATCTGCGGTTGGATTTTCTCGCCAAGGAAACTTCTTTGCCTCTCCACTCCTCAAGTAA